The genomic region CCAATAACAATGAGAAATATCATAAAAACACCCACCTATTCTGTGAAAAAAAGAAAAAATTGGATGGAATCAAGAAAAAAACACAAAAAAAACGGATAAAATTTTAAACATTAAAGAATAATTGGTTTTGCAACGGTCTTAAAACGTCTTAGATACTGTTTTTCTGTTATTTATACTTTTAATGAATCTGTATATTAATTTTAATTAGCCGAGGTAGATATACAATATTATGCTAAATTTGGTAGCCAAATCATTATAATGAAAGCGTGTCTGTAATTTTTATATTAATTGGTGTAAGTTTAATTGTTGCCATCGGTTTTCTGATTGCTTTTTTTTGGTCGGTACGAAGCGGACAATATGAAGATGACTACACCCCATCAATACGCATTTTGTTTGATGACAAAAAAGATTCGCAGGAAAACAAAAAATCATAATCCATGGAAATTCAAAAATTCGCTTACGACAATAAAATTGTAAAGTACTTTTTGTACGCCACCGTTTTTTGGGGTGTTGTTGGCATGTTTGTCGGTTTATTAGCAGCCTTACAAATGGCTTTTCCTGCTCTCAACTTAAATCTGGAGTATACAACTTTTGGACGTGTCAGGCCAGTACATACAAATGCCATAATTTTTGCTTTTGTTGGCAATGCCATATTTGCCGGAGCATATTACTCACTTCAACGCTTGCTTAAAGCAAGAATGTTTAGCGATGTTTTAAGTAAAGTTCATTTTTGGGGCTGGCAATTGATAATTGTACTAGCTGCTGTTACTTTACTCATGGGTTTCACCCAATCTAAAGAATATGCTGAACTCGAATGGCCCATTGATATTTTGATTGCAATTGTGTGGGTTATATTCGGATGGAACATGTTTGGAACCATTGCAAGGAGAAGAGTCAAGCACCTGTATGTGTCCATTTGGTTTTATATAGCCACTGTTGTTACTGTTGCCATTCTTCATATTTTCAATTCCATCGAAATTCCAGTAAGTATACTGAAATCATATCCTGTTTACGCAGGAGTTCAAGACGCCATTGTACAGTGGTGGTATGGTCATAATGCAGTAGCATTTTTCCTTACAACCCCATTTCTGGGTCTCATGT from Bacteroidota bacterium harbors:
- the ccoS gene encoding cbb3-type cytochrome oxidase assembly protein CcoS, with protein sequence MSVIFILIGVSLIVAIGFLIAFFWSVRSGQYEDDYTPSIRILFDDKKDSQENKKS